One window of Negativicutes bacterium genomic DNA carries:
- a CDS encoding ABC transporter substrate-binding protein: MSMMALLTTGCGNTNSNEIKIGANLEMTGNTATFGQSATNGAKLAIKQVNAKGGVLGKQITLVVADNKSDTAEAANAMQKLATQDKVIASIAPIASSSVMAAAQVNESAKILGISPTASNPNVTVDPETGKVRDYLFRATFIDPFQGAVMANFAKNTLKAQKAAVYIENSSDYAKGLGKFFKETFVQNGGNIVSDEAYLAKDTDFKATLTKIKASNPDVIFVPGYYQEVGMIIKQAREIGITVPILGADGWDSAKLPEIAGAEALNNTFFSNHYSPDDNSPEIKNFVEAYKAEYGQVPDAFAALSYDATMMIIEAIKRAGVEDSVKVKDELAKTKDYQGVSGSITLDEKHNAVKGVVIIEMKNGIQAFKEKIKPLS; the protein is encoded by the coding sequence GATGGCGTTATTGACAACTGGTTGCGGCAACACTAATTCTAACGAAATAAAAATTGGGGCAAACCTTGAAATGACCGGTAATACGGCAACCTTTGGACAATCTGCAACTAATGGTGCTAAATTGGCAATTAAGCAAGTTAATGCTAAGGGTGGCGTTTTGGGAAAACAAATAACATTAGTAGTAGCTGATAATAAATCAGATACTGCTGAAGCAGCAAATGCGATGCAAAAATTGGCAACACAAGATAAAGTAATCGCTTCAATTGCACCAATTGCCTCTTCTAGTGTAATGGCGGCAGCACAAGTTAATGAATCTGCTAAAATTTTAGGTATTAGCCCGACGGCATCTAATCCTAATGTAACGGTAGATCCAGAGACTGGAAAAGTTCGTGATTATTTGTTTAGAGCAACATTTATTGACCCGTTCCAAGGGGCGGTAATGGCTAATTTTGCAAAAAATACTTTAAAAGCGCAAAAGGCAGCAGTTTACATTGAAAATTCGAGTGATTATGCAAAAGGCTTAGGCAAGTTTTTTAAAGAAACTTTTGTACAAAATGGTGGCAATATCGTTTCCGATGAAGCTTACTTAGCAAAAGATACTGATTTTAAAGCAACTTTAACTAAAATCAAAGCAAGCAATCCTGATGTTATTTTTGTCCCAGGGTATTATCAAGAAGTTGGTATGATTATAAAACAAGCTCGTGAAATTGGTATTACAGTGCCAATCCTTGGTGCAGATGGCTGGGATTCAGCAAAATTACCGGAAATTGCTGGAGCAGAGGCGTTAAATAATACATTCTTCTCCAATCACTATTCACCAGATGATAACAGTCCGGAAATTAAAAATTTCGTAGAGGCTTATAAAGCTGAGTATGGTCAAGTGCCGGACGCGTTTGCGGCGTTATCATATGATGCGACAATGATGATTATTGAGGCAATTAAACGTGCCGGTGTTGAAGACAGTGTTAAAGTAAAAGATGAATTAGCAAAAACAAAAGACTATCAAGGTGTTTCGGGTTCAATTACCTTAGATGAAAAGCATAATGCTGTAAAAGGTGTTGTAATAATTGAAATGAAAAACGGAATTCAAGCTTTCAAAGAAAAAATTAAGCCATTAAGCTAA
- a CDS encoding branched-chain amino acid ABC transporter permease: protein MESTFLDQFVQQLINGISLGSIYALIALGYTMVYGIIKLINFAHGDIYMIGAYVGFFATSMFKMSFIPALLSAMVIAAIVGMIIERLAYRPLRKAPKIAVLITAIGISLLLEYGMMLLFTPQPRTFPNVFEATTYHIGAFVVNSQQLIILAVSVILMLVLTYVVQYTKTGKAMRAVSYDTDAARLMGIDVDKVISFTFAIGSALAAAAGVLVGIYYNSIDPLMGIMPGLKAFVAAVLGGIGIIPGAMAGGLILGVIEALVSGFISSTFRDAAAFAILIIILLFKPSGIFGKNVREKV, encoded by the coding sequence ATGGAGTCAACATTTTTAGATCAGTTTGTACAACAGCTGATCAATGGTATTTCACTAGGCAGTATTTATGCACTTATTGCGCTAGGTTATACTATGGTTTACGGAATTATAAAATTAATTAATTTTGCACACGGTGATATTTATATGATCGGTGCTTATGTAGGATTTTTTGCAACATCAATGTTCAAAATGTCTTTTATTCCGGCGTTATTATCAGCAATGGTAATCGCGGCGATTGTCGGTATGATTATTGAGCGGCTAGCGTATCGACCATTGCGTAAAGCACCGAAAATTGCAGTTTTAATTACAGCAATTGGCATTTCGTTATTATTAGAATATGGCATGATGTTATTATTTACACCACAGCCACGGACTTTTCCTAATGTTTTTGAAGCAACGACTTACCATATCGGGGCCTTTGTTGTTAACAGCCAACAATTAATTATTTTGGCAGTTTCAGTTATTTTAATGTTAGTATTAACTTATGTGGTTCAATATACTAAAACTGGTAAAGCGATGCGAGCGGTGTCTTATGATACTGATGCGGCTAGGCTAATGGGAATTGACGTTGACAAGGTTATTTCTTTTACCTTTGCCATTGGTTCAGCATTGGCAGCGGCAGCCGGTGTATTAGTTGGTATTTATTATAATTCGATTGATCCGTTAATGGGAATTATGCCGGGCTTAAAAGCTTTCGTTGCTGCTGTTTTAGGCGGTATTGGTATTATTCCGGGGGCGATGGCTGGCGGTTTAATTTTAGGTGTTATTGAAGCGCTTGTTAGTGGCTTTATTTCGTCAACTTTCCGCGATGCGGCGGCTTTTGCAATCCTGATTATTATTTTATTATTTAAGCCTTCAGGAATTTTTGGCAAAAATGTTCGTGAGAAAGTGTAG
- a CDS encoding branched-chain amino acid ABC transporter permease: MRKIVKKDLGILGLCVATFAVLQALISLNFIDPFWELNIILIGINIILAAGLNLINGYTGQFSLGHAGFMAVGAYVSAIVTMKLGLPFIVAIMAGACAAGLLGLLIGLPTLRLSGDYLAIATLGLGEIIRITILNINYIGGASGFMGIPRYTNFAWVFFVCLFVLFFIKNFINSSHGRACISIRENEVAAEAMGIDTTKYKVLAFTLGAAFAGVAGALFAHYFYVIHPASFTFISSFNYLTMVVLGGLGSITGSIAGAVILTFISAALASWPEWRMIIYSVMLIILMLYRPQGLFGNIELVNMNIFKRFKGGDK, translated from the coding sequence ATGAGAAAAATAGTGAAAAAAGATTTGGGGATATTAGGCTTATGCGTTGCAACTTTTGCAGTGCTACAAGCATTAATAAGTCTTAATTTTATTGACCCATTTTGGGAATTAAATATTATTTTAATTGGTATTAATATTATTTTGGCAGCAGGCTTGAATTTAATTAATGGTTATACTGGACAATTTTCTTTAGGTCATGCCGGATTTATGGCTGTAGGTGCTTATGTTAGTGCAATTGTGACGATGAAATTAGGCCTGCCATTCATTGTGGCGATTATGGCAGGAGCTTGCGCAGCAGGCTTATTAGGCTTGTTGATTGGCTTGCCAACGTTACGGCTCAGTGGTGACTATTTAGCGATTGCCACTTTAGGGTTAGGTGAAATTATCAGAATTACCATCTTAAATATTAATTATATTGGCGGAGCGTCAGGTTTCATGGGTATACCTCGTTATACTAATTTTGCTTGGGTCTTCTTTGTTTGTTTATTTGTTTTATTTTTCATTAAAAACTTTATCAATTCGTCGCACGGTCGTGCTTGTATTTCCATTAGAGAAAATGAAGTGGCAGCTGAAGCGATGGGTATTGATACTACTAAATATAAAGTGTTAGCGTTCACGCTTGGAGCGGCTTTTGCCGGAGTAGCGGGAGCACTTTTTGCACATTATTTTTATGTTATTCATCCGGCGTCATTTACCTTTATCAGCTCATTTAACTACTTAACAATGGTTGTATTAGGGGGCTTAGGTAGTATTACTGGTTCCATTGCCGGAGCAGTTATTTTAACCTTTATTTCAGCAGCTTTGGCATCTTGGCCGGAGTGGCGCATGATTATTTATTCAGTAATGTTAATTATTTTAATGTTATATCGTCCGCAAGGTTTATTCGGTAATATTGAGCTGGTTAATATGAATATCTTTAAACGCTTTAAAGGAGGAGATAAATAA
- a CDS encoding ABC transporter ATP-binding protein, whose amino-acid sequence MALLKAEKLSKVFGGLKAVSKFEMEINEGELIGLIGPNGAGKTTAFNLLTGVYVPTTGTIEFDGKNMVGLKPYKITQSGVARTFQNIRLFSELSVLDNVKIAYHSHVKYGVLESVFRLGRYFKEEDEIEQKAIEFLKIFKLDDKKDEIAKNLPYGEQRRLEIARALAAKPKLLLLDEPAAGMNPQETQELMEMIRWIRDEFALTILLIEHDMGLVMGVCERIYVLEYGSIIAHGTPEEIKNNPKVIEAYLGEEVH is encoded by the coding sequence ATGGCATTGTTAAAAGCTGAAAAACTCTCCAAAGTGTTTGGAGGATTAAAAGCCGTTTCAAAATTTGAAATGGAAATAAATGAAGGTGAATTAATCGGTTTAATCGGGCCTAACGGTGCCGGCAAAACTACGGCCTTTAACTTGTTAACTGGTGTTTATGTACCGACTACTGGTACTATTGAATTTGATGGTAAAAACATGGTGGGCTTAAAGCCTTATAAAATTACGCAAAGCGGTGTAGCGAGAACATTTCAAAACATCAGACTGTTTTCAGAGTTGAGTGTGCTTGATAATGTAAAAATTGCGTATCATTCTCATGTGAAATATGGTGTGTTGGAATCAGTTTTTCGTTTAGGACGCTATTTTAAAGAAGAAGATGAAATTGAACAAAAAGCAATTGAATTTTTGAAAATTTTTAAACTTGACGATAAAAAAGATGAAATCGCTAAAAATTTGCCGTATGGTGAACAACGTCGTTTGGAAATAGCACGGGCATTAGCGGCAAAACCTAAATTACTGTTGCTAGATGAACCGGCGGCAGGGATGAATCCGCAAGAAACGCAAGAATTGATGGAAATGATCCGATGGATTCGCGATGAATTTGCTTTAACAATTTTATTGATAGAACATGATATGGGCTTGGTAATGGGTGTTTGTGAGCGTATTTATGTCTTGGAATATGGCAGTATTATTGCCCACGGTACGCCGGAAGAAATTAAAAATAATCCAAAAGTTATTGAAGCATATCTTGGGGAAGAGGTGCACTAA